A window of the Lactuca sativa cultivar Salinas chromosome 7, Lsat_Salinas_v11, whole genome shotgun sequence genome harbors these coding sequences:
- the LOC111888555 gene encoding galacturonokinase isoform X2, whose translation MDLYTKVLLKSGQFSGQVSFRVDQIQLPKHIDKSNGNTLEECKWGSYAKGALYALQRGGNHLKQGIIGFICGTKGLDSSGLSSSAAVGVAYLLALESANNLNISPTENIEYDRLIENEYLGLKNGILDQSAILLSSYGCLTFMDCKTKKHKLIHPPKLEMEKKSETKIPYKILLAFSGLKQALTTNPGYNRRVSECREAAKILLKASGKEVEPILSNVEQEEYEAHKSKLEPDLARRAEHYFSENMRVIKGLEAWGSGNFEEFGKLISASGLSSIQNYECGCEPLIQLYEILIRTPGVYGARFSGAGFRGCCVAFVKAEYAEEASLFVKKEYLKVQPHLASYLNQETSVVICDAGDCARII comes from the exons ATGGATCTTTATACAAAGGTTCTACTAAAGTCTGGACAATTTAGTGGACAAGTTTCTTTCAG AGTTGACCAAATTCAGCTTCCAAAGCATATTGACAAGTCAAATGGCAATACATTGGAGGAATGCAAGTGGGGAAGTTATGCTAAAGGAGCTTTATATGCATTACAACGTGGAGGAAACCATCTGAAACAA GGTATCATTGGATTCATTTGTGGGACAAAGGGTCTTGATAGTTCAGGTCTAAGCTCTTCTGCTGCT GTTGGAGTTGCTTATCTTTTGGCTTTGGAAAGTGCAAATAATCTTAACATATCTCCTACAGAAAATATTGAGTATGATAG GCTAATTGAGAATGAATACTTGGGTCTGAAAAATGGCATATTGGATCAATCAGCTATATTGCTTTCAAGCTATGGCTGTTTAACTTTTATGGATTGCAAG ACTAAAAAACACAAGCTTATACATCCACCTAAGCTTGAAATGGAGAAAAAATCTGAAACCAAAATTCCATACAAGATTTTATTAGCTTTTTCAGGGTTAAAACAGGCATTAACAACTAACCCTGGATATAATCGAAGAGTTTCTGAGTGTAGAGAGGCTGCAAAGATTCTTCTAAA GGCCTCAGGGAAAGAAGTTGAACCAATATTGTCTAATG TTGAACAAGAAGAATATGAAGCTCATAAg tccaaattaGAACCAGATTTAGCTAGAAGAGCAGAACATTATTTCTCTGAGAATATGCGAGTTATTAAAG GATTAGAAGCATGGGGATCTGGAAATTTTGAGGAGTTTGGAAAACTTATCTCCGCCTCTGGCTTAAGCTCTATTCAGAATTATGAATGTG GTTGTGAACCGCTAATTCAACTATACGAGATCCTTATAAGGACACCTGGCGTCTACGGGGCCCGTTTCAGTGGTGCGGGATTTCGAGGTTGCTGTGTGGCATTTGTGAAAGCAGAATATGCAGAGGAAGCTtctttgtttgtgaagaaggaaTACTTGAAGGTTCAACCTCATCTGGCTTCCTATCTTAACCAAGAAACATCTGTTGTGATATGTGATGCAGGAGATTGTGCCCGAATCATCTAA
- the LOC111888555 gene encoding galacturonokinase isoform X1, producing MGVTVLSWPSDSELDKIRKIVAEMAGVAVDVVRIVVSPYRICPLGAHIDHQGGTVSAMTVDKGIILGFVPSGDPQVLLKSGQFSGQVSFRVDQIQLPKHIDKSNGNTLEECKWGSYAKGALYALQRGGNHLKQGIIGFICGTKGLDSSGLSSSAAVGVAYLLALESANNLNISPTENIEYDRLIENEYLGLKNGILDQSAILLSSYGCLTFMDCKTKKHKLIHPPKLEMEKKSETKIPYKILLAFSGLKQALTTNPGYNRRVSECREAAKILLKASGKEVEPILSNVEQEEYEAHKSKLEPDLARRAEHYFSENMRVIKGLEAWGSGNFEEFGKLISASGLSSIQNYECGCEPLIQLYEILIRTPGVYGARFSGAGFRGCCVAFVKAEYAEEASLFVKKEYLKVQPHLASYLNQETSVVICDAGDCARII from the exons ATGGGTGTAACTGTATTGTCTTGGCCATCTGATTCAGAG TTGGATAAAATCAGGAAGATAGTTGCTGAAATGGCTGGAGTAGCTGTTGATGTGGTTAGAATTGTTGTATCCCCTTACAGAATTTGCCCTTTGGGAGCTCATATTGATCATCAG GGTGGAACAGTTTCAGCCATGACAGTTGATAAGGGTATAATTCTTGGATTTGTTCCTTCTGGTGATCCTCAG GTTCTACTAAAGTCTGGACAATTTAGTGGACAAGTTTCTTTCAG AGTTGACCAAATTCAGCTTCCAAAGCATATTGACAAGTCAAATGGCAATACATTGGAGGAATGCAAGTGGGGAAGTTATGCTAAAGGAGCTTTATATGCATTACAACGTGGAGGAAACCATCTGAAACAA GGTATCATTGGATTCATTTGTGGGACAAAGGGTCTTGATAGTTCAGGTCTAAGCTCTTCTGCTGCT GTTGGAGTTGCTTATCTTTTGGCTTTGGAAAGTGCAAATAATCTTAACATATCTCCTACAGAAAATATTGAGTATGATAG GCTAATTGAGAATGAATACTTGGGTCTGAAAAATGGCATATTGGATCAATCAGCTATATTGCTTTCAAGCTATGGCTGTTTAACTTTTATGGATTGCAAG ACTAAAAAACACAAGCTTATACATCCACCTAAGCTTGAAATGGAGAAAAAATCTGAAACCAAAATTCCATACAAGATTTTATTAGCTTTTTCAGGGTTAAAACAGGCATTAACAACTAACCCTGGATATAATCGAAGAGTTTCTGAGTGTAGAGAGGCTGCAAAGATTCTTCTAAA GGCCTCAGGGAAAGAAGTTGAACCAATATTGTCTAATG TTGAACAAGAAGAATATGAAGCTCATAAg tccaaattaGAACCAGATTTAGCTAGAAGAGCAGAACATTATTTCTCTGAGAATATGCGAGTTATTAAAG GATTAGAAGCATGGGGATCTGGAAATTTTGAGGAGTTTGGAAAACTTATCTCCGCCTCTGGCTTAAGCTCTATTCAGAATTATGAATGTG GTTGTGAACCGCTAATTCAACTATACGAGATCCTTATAAGGACACCTGGCGTCTACGGGGCCCGTTTCAGTGGTGCGGGATTTCGAGGTTGCTGTGTGGCATTTGTGAAAGCAGAATATGCAGAGGAAGCTtctttgtttgtgaagaaggaaTACTTGAAGGTTCAACCTCATCTGGCTTCCTATCTTAACCAAGAAACATCTGTTGTGATATGTGATGCAGGAGATTGTGCCCGAATCATCTAA